Part of the Myxococcus fulvus genome, CGTCCCTGCACCGCGTCCAGCCACGCCTCCAACGCCAGCGCGTCCAGGCCCTCACAGTCGCCCGTGCAGACACGCAGCACGGAGCCATCCGCTCGCGGACGGTCCACCCACCAGCGCTGCCCGTCGTAGGCGCCCCGGTCCTTCTCCAGCACCACCGCCGTGTGCGCCGTGTCGCTCAGCTCCACCACGCCGTCCGGACGGATGCGGTACGCGTCGAACGCGCGCGGCGCCCCGGGCCAGTGCCCCTCGTCGAAGACCTCCGGCGACACGTGCGTGAAGCCCGTCTCCGCGTACAGCGAGAGCGGCGGCACCGTCTCCCCCCGGAGCAACGGCCCGAGCGACACGCCATCCGCGCCGCTCAGCGCGGGCAGACCCGACAGCTCCAGCAGCGTGGGGCCCACATCGACCAGGCGCACCAGCGAGTCCAGCGTGGCCGGCGTCGCGCCTCGACCTCCCGCGGGCTTCACCGCGAACAGGATGCGGTTCTCCAGCTCCGACAGCCGGGCCCCGTGCACGGGCGTGGCACCCGCGAGGTCCGGCCGGTCCTCGTGGAAGCTCTCGCCATGGTCCGACACCAGCACGATGAGCGCGTCGTCGTAGCGGCCCGAGCGGCGCAGCGCCTCCAGCATCAGCCCCACCTGCGCGTCCGCCTGGGAAATCAGCTCGTCGTAGAGCGCCTCCGCGCCCTCGCGGCTCCAGCTCCCCTTCGCCCCCGGTGACACGGGCGCGAAGTGCATGCGCAGCCGCCGCTCCAGCGGCTCGGACGCGGACACGAAGCGCCGGTAGAACGGATGCACCGGGTCGCCCGGGAAGTGCGCCGCGGTCGCGTGGAAGGCGAACAGCGTGGGCCCCTGCCCCGCCTCCTCGAGCAGCCGGGACGTCAGTCGCTCCGCGTAGCCCATGGGGTCGTGGATGCCCGCGAGCGCGCGGTTGTCGATGAACTCCGGCACCCACGCGGCGCCCAGCGAGTGGTCCGCGAACACGCCCAGCGCCCGGTAGCGCAGCTTCTCCAGGAGGAAGTTCACCGCCCCACGTGGAGGCTGCAACCGGGTGGCGAAACCCGAGGACGGCCCCTCGGCGTGGAAGCGCGAGCAGTCGGTGGCGAACACCGTGCGCCAGCCCGCGCGCGCGAAGGTCTCCGCGAAGGTGGGTTGCAGTTGCATCCGGGATTCCGCCGTCAGCGCGTAGCGGACCCCCGTCTCGTGCGGCCAGCGCGCGGTGAGCAGCGAGCGCCACGCGGGCTCCGTCTGCGCCACCGGCGTGTACGCCTTCGTGAAGAGCGTGGACTCCGCCACGAAGCGGTCCACATGGGGCGCCACCGCGCGCGTCCCTCCCAGGCTCGCGAGCCGGTCCGGCCGGAACGCGTCGATGCCGATGAGCACCACCAGCGGATGCTTGTCGCCGCCCCCCCAGCCGCCCACGCGCGTCGCGACGAACAGCACCAGCGCCCCCACCAGCACCGCGCCGCCCAGCCGCACCCTCCGCATCCACGTGTCCTGCCGGTAGAGCCACACCCCGACGTGCAGCAGCGCGAGCAGCCCCGCCGCGAGCCTCGGGTGCCAGGGCTCGCCATGGTCCACCAGCCACGCCAGCACCGGCCTCACCGCCGGCAGGTCATCGAACAACGCCGGCCGGGCGATGGCGCGGTCCCACGCAAGCAGCAGGGCGAGCCCGAGCCACCCCACCAGCGTGGCCAGGGCGCCCCCTCGCCCCCAGACGCGCGCGAGCCCCCAGGCCACCGCCGCGAGGCTCATGCCCGCCACGACGTAGACGGCCGCCACGCGGGCCAGGAGCCCCGGGAGCACGGGTCGCACCGCCGCCGACAGCGCCGCATAGGGGCCATCCACCGGGATGTCCACGCCGACGAGGCCGGAGCGCAGCAGCCACCAGGTCTCCCCGGCGAACAGCGCGAGTCCCAGCCCCAGGCCCAGGGCGAGGCGCCAGACGAGCGGGCGGAGGGGGTGCGAGGAAGAGGACTCGACCATGCAGGGCGTGTATACCGCACTGGGAGAGGCTCGCGAGCCATGGCACCTTTCCGGCCGGAAGGCCCCGTGCTCGCGGATGGGGGGTAGCCCTGCGGCTCAACGCGCCAGAAGGCATCGAGGACTCGGTGAACCGCGCCCTCGACGGCGAGCGCCATCGCAACGCGCGCCAGCTCGCGTGGATCCGCTTCGTCGCCATCACCGTGATGTTCGGCATCTCCGCCACGCTGGGCATCGGCGTGGGCAAGGCCGACTGGGCCGAGTACCTGGCCCCCTTGAGCGTCTACTGGCTGTGCACCGCGGGTGTGCTCGTCGCGGTGGCCCGCTCTCCCCGGGCCGTGCGCTGGGCGGGCCTGTCCGTGGCCTTCATCGACGTGCCCGCGGTCTACTGGCTCCAGAGCCACGCCATCCCCGTGTCCCCCTCCCCCGGAGGCGTCGCCGGCTTCACGCTCGGCATCTACGCGGTGCTGGTGCTGCTGGCCGCGCTGTCCCTGCGCAACACGGTGACGCTGGTCGTCACCGCCTTCGCCGCCGTCGCAGAGACGGCCCTCCAGCACCAGGCCGGCATCGGCATGGGCGCGCAGATGGCCGCCGTCGTCATGCTCTCCGTGGCCGCCGCCGGCGCCCGGCACCTGCTCAACCGCATCCGCGCCCTGTCCGCCGCCGTCTCCGAGGAGGAGCTCAAGCGCGCCCGCCTGGGCCGCTACTTCGCCCCCGCCGTCGCCGAGCGCCTCCAGCGCCTCGCCTCCCCCGAGCCCGAGCTGCGCGAGGTCACCGTCCTCTTCGCCGACATCCGCGACTTCACCGCCATGAGCGAGCACCTGCCTCCGGGCGAGGTCGTGAAGCTCCTCAACGCCTACTACGGCCGCATGGTGGAGGTGGTGTTCCGCCACGGCGGAACGCTGGACAAGTTCATCGGGGACGCACTCATGGTGTACTTCGGCGCGCCCCTGGCCGACGAGGAGCACGCGTCCCGGGCGGTGCGCTGCGCGCTGGACATGGTGAGCGAGCTGGAGGGGTTCAACGCGGAGCGGGCCCTCCAGGGCATCCCCGCCCTGCGCATGGGGGTGGGCATCCACACCGGCCCGGTGGTACTGGGGAACATCGGCTCCACGGCCCGGCGCCTGGACTACACCGCCATCGGCGACACGGTGAACCTGGCCAGCCGCATCGAGGGGCTCACCAAGCGGGCCGGGGTGCCCGTCCTCGTGTCGCAGGCGACCCGGGAGCAGGCGGGGGCCCGGTTCGGCTGGGAGGCGGTGGGACAGACCCTGGTGGCCGGCAAGAGCCAGCCGGTGGCCACCTTCGTCCCCCTGCCGGCGGGCCCCTCGCTGGCCCGGGCACCGGGCTCGGCGGCCTGATTTCCACCCCGGCGGACGATCCGTGAGCCTCCCCGGACGCCGCGTGCGCAACGCTGGCTTCTGGGCTTCCTAAGTGGCCTACATGGTTGAGGGTTTACGTTGACGCCCCCCTTCTGGGCTCCTTATAAAGCCGCGGATTCTTCTCCCTCAGTCATTGGGTCCCCCTTGAGCACTTTCGCGTTGGACAGGGTCTCCGCCCACTTCCCCGAGGCGGTGGTGGAGCGCTACGTGGACCGGGCCGGTGGCGCCTGGGCCGTGATCCATCCCGACTCACTGCCGAAGGTCGCCGCGTTCCTGAAGAACGACGAGGAGCTGCAGTTCAAGCTCTTCGGCTCCGTCGACGCCGTGGACCGGCTGCACCTGGCGGAGAACGACCCGCGCTTCGAGGTCGTCTACTTCCTCTACTCCCTCAAGCGTCACGAGCACGTGCGGCTCAAGGTGCGCGTGAGCGAGCACCAGGCCGTGCTTCCCTCGCTCGTGCCCCTGTATCGCGGCGCCAACTGGTGGGAGCGCCTGGTCTGGGACTTCTACGGCATCCGCTTCGACGGGCACCCGGACCTGCGCCGCATCCTCCTGTACGAGGAGTTCCAGGGCCACCCGCTGCGCAAGGACTACGCGCTGAGGGATCGCCAGCCGCTCATCCCGGAGCGCCCCATCAAGGACATCTTCCGCGGTCCCGGCACCAGCGGGCACTCCTGAGGACGACACCATGGCCGACAGCCACAACGTTGAAGTGAAGGGCCACAATCCGGACACCGACGGCTCGCTGCCGCCGGAGGGCTCGGAGCTGGAGGCGCACCTCCAGGCCAAGCACATGGTCATCAACATGGGCCCGTCCCACCCCGCCACGCACGGCACCGTGCGGCTGAAGGTGGAGCTGGACGGCGAGACCATCGTCAAGATCGACCCGGAGATCGGCTTCCTCCACCGCGGCTTCCAGAAGAGCTGCGAGAACGTCACCTGGACGCAGTGCCTGCCGTACACGGACCGGCTCAACTACCTGTCCGCGATGATGAACAACTTCGGGTTCCTCAACGCCGTCGAGAAGCTCATCGGCCTGGAGATTCCCGAGCGCGCCCAGTACATCCGCGTCATCGGCAGCGAGCTGCACCGGCTGACGGACCACCTGACGTGCGTGGGCGCCACCGGCCTGGAGATGGGCGGCTTCGCGCCGTTCCTCTACGGCATGGAGGCCCGCGAGCTCATCCAGGACCGCGTCACGGAGCTGACCGGCGCGCGCCTCACCACCAGCTTCGGCCGCGTGGGTGGCATCAACCGCGACCTGCCGGACGGCTGGGCGGACAAGGTCCGCAAGACGCTCACCCGCACGGAGGAGCTGCTGGTGGAGATGGACGGGTTGCTCACGCGCAACCGCATCTTCGTCGACCGCACCAAGGGCACCGGCATCATCACCGCCGACGACGCCATCGACTACGGCTGGACGGGCCCCGCCCTGCGCGCCTGCGGCGTGGACCACGACCTGCGCAAGACGCAGCCGTACTGGGTCTACGACCGGTTCGACTTCGACATCCCGGTGGGCGAGCACGGCGACAACTACGACCGCTACCTCGTCCGCATGGAGGAGATGCGTCAGTCCATCCGCATCCTGCGGCAGGCGCTCGACACCATCCCCGCGGGCCCCATCATCGTGGATGACTGGCGCATCGCGCTGCCGCCCAAGCCCGAGGTGTACGGAACCATCGAGGGCGTGATGGCGCACTTCAAGCTCGTCATGGAGGGCATCCAGGTGCCCCCCGGCGAGGCCTACGACGCGACGGAGGCCTCGAACGGCGAGCTGGGCTGGTACCTGGTGAGCGACGGGCGCGGTCGCCCGTACAAGGTGCACGTGCGCGCGCCGGGCTTCCCGGTGCTCGCGGCGGTGCCCCACATCATCGAGGGGAAGATGCTGGCGGACCTCATCCCCACGTTTGACACCATCAACATGATTGGCGGCGAGGTCGAGCAGTGAGCGACAACGACACGAAGAAGCCGACCGGTGACGCGCAGCCGCCCCCCAAGGGCGCGCCCACGGACACCCCCGCGGCGAAGATCGGTCCCGAGCCCTCCAACCCTCCGGCCGGTCCGAAGATGGACACGCCCCCCGCGGCGGCCAGCAGCGTCACGCCGCCGCCCAAGGCCGCGGCGCCCGCGGGCCCGCCGCCCAAGCCCGCGCCGAAGAACCCGGGCTTCGTCACCTGCACCATCGACGGCAAGGAAGTCGTGGTGAAGCCGGGGACGAACATGATCGAGGCGGCCAAGACGGTCGGCTCGGACATCCCCTACTACTGCTACCACCCGCGCCTCTCCATCGCGGCCAACTGCCGCATCTGCCTCATCGAGGCGTCCAACGCGCCGAAGCTCGTGCCCGCGTGCCAGACGCCGCTGGCCGAGGGCGTGGCCGTCAAGACGACGACGCCCAAGGTGAAGGAGCAGCAGCGCGCGGTGATGGAGTTCCTGCTGCTCAACCACCCGGTCGACTGCTCCATCTGCGACCAGGCCGGTGAGTGCAAGCTGCAGGACTACTACATGAAGTACGACTACCGCCCCTCGCGGCTCGAGGGCGGCAAGACGCTGAAGAACAAGCGCAAGGTCCTGGGCCCCCGCGTGGTGCTGGACCAGGAGCGCTGCATCATGTGCACCCGCTGCGTGCGCGTGATGAACGAGATCGCCAAGGAGCCGCAGCTGGGCGTGTTCGGCCGCGGCAGCCACGAGCGCATCGACGTGTTCCCGGGCAACGAGCTCGACAGCGACTACTCGATGAACACCGTGGACGTCTGCCCGGTGGGCGCGCTGCTCAGCCGCGACTTCCGCTTCAAGGCGCGCGCGTGGTTCCTGTCCGCCACGCCGTCCATCTGCACCGGCTGCGCGAAGGGCTGCAACACGTACGTGGACTGGATGTCGCAGGACACCTACCGCATCCGTCCTCGTGAGAACGAGGAGATCAACAAGAGCTGGATGTGTGACCAGGGCCGGCTCATGTACAAGTCCTTCAACCTGGGCCGCGTGCTCCAGGCGAGGGTGGGCCGCGCCACGGGCCAGTCCGGCTCCGAGGCCGTGCCGGTGGTGACGCGCAAGGAGGCCGCGCAGGCCGCCGCCAAGGCGCTCAAGCCGCTGGTGGGCTCGGGCAAGCTCGCGGTGCTCGCCTCGCCGGTGTCCTCCAACGAGGAGCTGCTGGCGGGCCTCACGTTCGCCAAGGCGACGCTGGGCCTGACCACCGTCTACGTGGGCGGTCGTCCGGCGGGCAAGGCGGACCACTTCCTGAAGACGGCGGACAAGAACCCCAACCGCAAGGGCCTGGAGTGGATCGCCAAGGGCCTGGGCCTGAAGGTGGAGACCTACGAGTCGCTCACCCAGGCGCTGTCCAAGGGTCAGGTGAAGGGGCTGTACGCCATCGGCACCGAGGTGCCGGGGGACGTGGAGGCCTTCGCCACCGCGGCGGCCGGGCTGGACGTCTTCGTGGTCCAGGAGAAGAACGAGTCTCCCATCACGGCGCAGGCCACGGTGCTCCTGCCCGCGTCCATCCACGTGGAGGACGAGGGGTCGTTCACGCAGATGGACGGGATGACCCAGCGCTTCCGCAAGGCGTACCCGCCCAAGGGCGACGTCATCCCCGGCTGGAAGTGGGCCGCGGAGCTGACGCGCGAGCTGGGTGGCGAGGCGCCGACCTGGAGCAGCGCGCGGGACGTGTGGCGCGAGCTGTCCGGCAAGGTGGCCGAGTTCGCGGAGTTCAACTGGGACAAGGCGTCTCCGCCGGACCGGGAGAAGCCGGGTATCAATCCGCTGCCGACGGGCGCCGACGGGCGTCCTCCGGGCTACCGTGAGTTCGGTGCTCCCCGGGTGAGGGGTATCTAGCGATGAAGCGCGTTCTGACTGTCCTCTTCGCGATGGGCTTCATCGTCGCGACGCTCGCGGGAGTCTCGGCGGCGGCCTACGCGGTCGGCGGCCTGGCCGAGAAGTACTGGTTCGCGGGCGCCAGCCGCCTGTCGAACATCCTGTTCCTGATGCTCGTCTTCGTGATGATCATCGCGACGCTGCTCACCATCGCCGAGCGCAAGTGGAGCGCGCTCATGCAGGACCGCGTGGGCCCCAACCGCGCGCGCATCAACCTGCCCGGCATCCGCAACCGCTCCCTGGCGGGCCTTCCGCACATCCTCACGGACGTGCTGAAGATGCTGACCAAGGAGGACTTCATCCCGGGCACGGCGAACACGTTCATGTTCAAGCTGGGCCCCATCCTCGCGTTCGCGCCGGTGTTCGCGCTGTTCGCGGTGGTGCCCGCCGGCCCCTCCGTCACCGTCCTCGGCCACAACGTGGACATGGTGGTGGCGACGCCCGACTTCGGCGTGCTGTACCTCCTGGCCATCGCGTCGCTGGCCGTCTACGGCACGGCGCTCGCCGGCTGGGCCTCCAACAACAAGTTCGCGCTGCTGGGGGGCGTCCGCGCCTCCTCGCAGATGATCTCCTACGAGGTCGCCCTGGGCCTGTCGCTGGTCGGCCTGTTCATGGCGTTCTCCTCGCTGCAGCTGCCCACGCTCGTCGGCACGCTGGCGCTGGACGGCGCGCAGGCCACGGGGCAGGCGCAGTACCTGTGGCGCACCGAGGGCGGGTTCGACTTCGGCCTGCCGGCGTGGGGCTTCCTCCTGCAGCCCATCGGGTTCATCGGCTTCTTCGCCGCGTCCTTCGCGGAGACCAAGCGCGCCCCGTTCGACGTGCCCGAAGGTGAGTCGGAGATCATCGGCTACTTCGTGGAGTACTCCGGCATGAAGTTCGGCCTGTTCATGATCTCCGAGTTCGTGGAGGTCGTGGTGCTGGCCGGCGTGACGACGGCGCTGTTCTTCGGTGGCCACCACCTGCCCTTCGGCAACGAGTGGCTGGCGAGCCAGCCGCTGATGCAGGAGCACGGGTGGCTGTACGGCACCATCCTGGGCACGGTGTTCTGGGTGAAGGTGGTCTTCCTCATCTGGATCCAGCTGGTCATCCGCTGGACGTTCCCCCGCTTCCGCTACGACCAGATCCAGACGCTGGGCTGGAAGATCCTCCTGCCGCTGGCGCTGGCCAACGTGTTCATCACGGGCGCGCTGGTGCTGTGGGATCCGTCCCTGCGGGCGCTGGCCATCTTCGGCATGCTGGAGATTGGCGTGTTCGTGGTGCTGACGATGACGAAGAAGGCAGACGCGGCGGAGGGTGGTGCGCACGGAGCGCACGGAGCCCACGGCCATGACCACGGGCACGACGCGCATGGGCTGCCGTCCCACGCCAGCGCGGCGTCCTCGCACTAGCTCCCGGCCCGACCAAGGTAGACACCATCATGGCCATCAAGGTTACGAAGGTCACCCAGGACCCCCGGACGGACATCCGCGAGCGGATGTACATCCCGGGGCTGCTGCACGGGTTGGCCATCACCACGAAGCACTTCTTCCGCAACCTCTTCGGCACGCGTGACACGAACACGCAGGTGCAGGACCGCACGGGCACCAGCCTGATGACGACGGTCGAGTACCCCGAGGAGAAGCCCATCTACCCGGAGGGCTACCGCGGTCTGCACCGGCTGGTTCCGCGCGAGGACGGCAAGCCGCGCTGCGTGGCCTGCTACATGTGCGCGACCATCTGCCCGGCGCAGTGCATCTACATCGAGGCGGGTGAGTACGAGGAAGCGGACGCGGACGGCGAGTCTCGCGTCATCGAGAAGTACCCGACCCAGTTCGTCATCGACGAGCTGCGCTGCATCGTGTGTGGCCTGTGCGTGGACGCGTGCCCGAAGGACGCCATCCGCATGGACACGTACATGCACACGCCCTCCGAGTACACGCGGCAGAACTTCGTCTACGACATCCCGAAGCTCCTGAAGGGCCCGGCGGTGTCGCACCCCTCGGACCCGTGGAACAAGCGCGAGGGCTCCGAGGAGCCGCACCACGTGCACAAGGAGGCCCACACGCGTATCGGCGAGGGCCTGGTGCAGCTCAAGACGCCGCACCTGGCCGGGGGCCATGAGCACCACGCGCCGCACGGCAAGAGCGCGGTGGCGCACGGGCAGACGGTGGTGACGCAGCAAGGCCCTATCCAGGTGACGAAGTTCCTGAAGTAGATCCATCCGGACGTCCCGCGCGTAGGGACTGGTAGCAAGCACGGCCCGCCTCCCGCTCCTCGAGCGGCAGGCGGGCCGGTGTCATTTCGGGGCGCGGGTGATGACGTTGCAGCTCTTCAGTGGCCCTGACGTCTGGCGTCCGGGCGGCCGTCCCGTGGGGCGGCGTGGAGTGCGTTCGGGCGCACAGAGGCGGGGGCTGGTGGCTTTCGCGCGACGTGGGGCCTGCGTAGGGTGGGTGCTGTCTTGGCGATGAAGCGCTACCGCTTGTCGGTGTGCAAGGGGTCGACCTGCAAGGCCGGCGGCGCGGATGACGTGTACGCGACGGCCCGCACGGAGCTCGGGGCCCAGGGGCTGGTGCCCCGCTGCGAGCTGTACCGGGGCGGGTGCTACGGCTTCTGCCACATGGGGCCCAACGTCGTGGTCCGCGAGGACACCGGCCGACGCAGAGACCCTCTGTCCCCCGAGGACTACCAGCTCATGGGGTGGGACGGAGAGGTGTACTACTCGGAGATGACGCCCGAGAAGATGCGCCGGGTGGTGAGCGAGCACATCGCGAAGGACGCGCCCATCGTGGAGCTGTTCGGGCAACCGGACACGCCGGCCCCGGACGACGGCTGAGCGGCCTGCTCGGGCTCAGGCGGCGATGGCCGGCGCGTCCCCCTCCTCCAGGCCATGCACGCCGTCCCACTCCGCCGGGGGCGGCGTGACGAGGAAGCGCGCGCAGCGGGCCGCATACACCGCGGAGACGGAGTCCTTGAAGTCGGTGGCGGAGCGCTCGAACAGCGCATGCGCCTCCGGGAAGCGGCGCTGGTGGTAGGCCGTCAGCGCGCGCTCGTAGACGGAGAGCTGCTCCTGCTGCGGTGTGGTGATTTCACCCTTGCGCCCCACCAGCTCGTGCACGCGCAGCGGCTCCGCGCGGCCCTTGAGGCGCACCCGGTCCACCACGCGGAACACGTAGTTGTCCCCCGCGAGCGTCACCGTGCCATCGCCCACGAGCACATAGGTGCCGTACACCTTGTTGAGCGACTCCAGCCGCGCGGCCATGCCCACCGCGTCACCCAGCACGGTGTAGTTGGACTTCAGCTCGCTGCCCATGTCGCCCACGACGACCTCGCCCGTGTCCACGCCGGCGCGGAAGCTCAGCCGACGCCCGTACTTCTTCTCCCAGGCGTCCTGCCGCGCCGCCAGCACCTCGCGCATCTTCAGCGCGGCCTCGCAGGCCAGGTGCGCGTGGCGCTCGGTGCGCACCGGCGCGCCCCAGAACGCCATCACCGAGTCGCCGATGTACTTGTCCATCTGCCCCGCCGTGGAGCGCACCACCGCCGCCATCTCCAGCAGGTACTCGTTGAAGAGCCCCACCAGCTGCTCGGGCGTCATGCCCTCCGACAGTCGCGTGAAGCCCTCGATGTCACAGATGTACACCGACATCCGCCGGCGCTCCGGACGCATCAGGCTCAGATCACGCGTCACCAACCGCGCCACCTCGGGGCTCACGTACCGACCGAGCGCCGCCTGCACGAAGTCGCGAATCTGTTGCTCGTTTCGGAAGGCGTAGACGGTGGTGACGGCGAACGCGCCCACCATGGCCAGCAGCGGCCCCGCCATGGCCACCCACAGCCGCTGCTCGATGAACACGTAGCTCGCAGCCGCCGTGTAGCCCGCCCCCGCGAGCGCCAGTCCGCTCACGTAGAACAGCGCGCCCCGCAGCGAGCGCAACAGGAAGCTCAGCGACAGCGCGAGGAAGGCCCCCAGGAAGGCCAGCCCCATGGTGAGCGCCAGGTCGTGGTCCGCCGGGGCGCGGGAGATGCCCTCGGAGCGCAGGATGTTGGCCAGCGCCTGTCCCAGGATGGCGCCACCCGGCGTCTCCGGACCGATGGGCGTGGCCCGCATGTGCCCGGACTCTCCCGCAGTCCGCGTGAGGACGACGGTGCGCCCCTCCAAGTCGTTGTCGAACCGCGCGGGCCGCTCGTCCGCGACGTCGAACACGTTGAGCAGCACGTTCCACGCGCGGATGGAGCGTGACAGCGAGCCGCGGGAGCCCCGCCCCGCCGTTGGCGCATCCCAGCGCATCAGGCTGAAGCCCGAGTCGTCCATCGGCACCGAGTACTCGTCCCCCACGTGCAGCCGCCCGTTCGCGTAGCGGAGCGTGCGCGTGTTGGTCAGGCGCATCGCGGCGGCGAGCGGCAGCGACGGCAGCACGTGGCGGCCATCCCTCGCCGTGTAGGCCACCAGGTGCGGAATGCCGCGCACCACCCCATCCGGGTCCGCCGTCAGCGTGACGGCCCCATACCCCGCACCGCCACCCAACAGCGGCGCCACCGGGTGCTGGAGCTGGCGCACCTCCAGGAGCTTCGAGGCGTCCAGCCCCTCGACCTGGACCTCGGCGAGCGACACGAACAGGTCCGTGGGGCCCACGCGGAACGAGTCATCCGACGCGCGCCGCTCGGCGATGACCGCCCCCGGGGCGCCCAGGCGCGAGCCCAGGGACTTCGCGTCCGCTTCGTCCGTGGCGCCGCCCCAGACCTCCACCTGGTTTCCGGCGGGGATGACGAACGCGGGGCGCTGCACCGCGAGCACCGTCTGCGTCCGCTCCCGCGCCTCGCTGGTGCTGGGGAACGTGCCCACCTTCACGCGGTACGGCCACAAGCGGCTCGCCGGTGGCAGCACGCGCGAGCCCTGGCTCTCCCAGGAGAACGACAGCAGCGCCTTGCCCGGGTCGCGCTCGAGGAACTCGCGGAAGGACGCGTCATCGCTCGACGTGGCGCCGAGCGACAGCTTCGGGTTGACGCAGGCGTTGGGGCTCAGCTCCGGGAAGGGCAGGTCCAACAGCACCAGCAGGGCACCCTCCTCCACCAGCCGGTGGGCCATGGCGCCGACGAGCTGCCGGGGCCAGGGCTGCGTGGCGATACCGGGCCGGTCGTCCTGACGGGCCTCGGCGAGCGTCTCGTCGTCGATGGCCACCACCACGGCCTCGTCCGGCCGCTCCGAGCGCGCGCCGAGCTCCAGCACGCGCCAGTCGTAGGTGCGGCGCTCCAGCCCCTCCAGCCAGCCCTGCGCCGCCTCCACCGCGCCCGAGGGAACCCACGCGGGCGAGTCCTCACGCGGCGCCGCCGGCTGGGGTGCCCGCAGGTACACGAGGATGCCCAGCACACAGCCGAAGAAGACGGCCATCGCCAGTGAGAAGCCGAGCCGCTTGAAGAAACGCCAGCTCGCGAAGTGTACGCGGTGTGCTTGCACGGGTGCGCGAGAGGATACCCCGAGATTCCCCAGCGCGAGGGGTCTGTCACGAGCCCCTGCTATGCTCGCCGCCCCCGTCAC contains:
- a CDS encoding adenylate/guanylate cyclase domain-containing protein gives rise to the protein MAVFFGCVLGILVYLRAPQPAAPREDSPAWVPSGAVEAAQGWLEGLERRTYDWRVLELGARSERPDEAVVVAIDDETLAEARQDDRPGIATQPWPRQLVGAMAHRLVEEGALLVLLDLPFPELSPNACVNPKLSLGATSSDDASFREFLERDPGKALLSFSWESQGSRVLPPASRLWPYRVKVGTFPSTSEARERTQTVLAVQRPAFVIPAGNQVEVWGGATDEADAKSLGSRLGAPGAVIAERRASDDSFRVGPTDLFVSLAEVQVEGLDASKLLEVRQLQHPVAPLLGGGAGYGAVTLTADPDGVVRGIPHLVAYTARDGRHVLPSLPLAAAMRLTNTRTLRYANGRLHVGDEYSVPMDDSGFSLMRWDAPTAGRGSRGSLSRSIRAWNVLLNVFDVADERPARFDNDLEGRTVVLTRTAGESGHMRATPIGPETPGGAILGQALANILRSEGISRAPADHDLALTMGLAFLGAFLALSLSFLLRSLRGALFYVSGLALAGAGYTAAASYVFIEQRLWVAMAGPLLAMVGAFAVTTVYAFRNEQQIRDFVQAALGRYVSPEVARLVTRDLSLMRPERRRMSVYICDIEGFTRLSEGMTPEQLVGLFNEYLLEMAAVVRSTAGQMDKYIGDSVMAFWGAPVRTERHAHLACEAALKMREVLAARQDAWEKKYGRRLSFRAGVDTGEVVVGDMGSELKSNYTVLGDAVGMAARLESLNKVYGTYVLVGDGTVTLAGDNYVFRVVDRVRLKGRAEPLRVHELVGRKGEITTPQQEQLSVYERALTAYHQRRFPEAHALFERSATDFKDSVSAVYAARCARFLVTPPPAEWDGVHGLEEGDAPAIAA
- a CDS encoding (2Fe-2S) ferredoxin domain-containing protein → MKRYRLSVCKGSTCKAGGADDVYATARTELGAQGLVPRCELYRGGCYGFCHMGPNVVVREDTGRRRDPLSPEDYQLMGWDGEVYYSEMTPEKMRRVVSEHIAKDAPIVELFGQPDTPAPDDG
- a CDS encoding NuoI/complex I 23 kDa subunit family protein; this encodes MAIKVTKVTQDPRTDIRERMYIPGLLHGLAITTKHFFRNLFGTRDTNTQVQDRTGTSLMTTVEYPEEKPIYPEGYRGLHRLVPREDGKPRCVACYMCATICPAQCIYIEAGEYEEADADGESRVIEKYPTQFVIDELRCIVCGLCVDACPKDAIRMDTYMHTPSEYTRQNFVYDIPKLLKGPAVSHPSDPWNKREGSEEPHHVHKEAHTRIGEGLVQLKTPHLAGGHEHHAPHGKSAVAHGQTVVTQQGPIQVTKFLK